In Lactococcus garvieae subsp. garvieae, the following proteins share a genomic window:
- a CDS encoding dihydroorotate dehydrogenase translates to MNRLAVELPGLNLKNPIMPASGCFGFGEDYARYYDLNQLGSIMIKATTLNPRYGNPTPRVAETSAGMLNAIGLQNPGLDAVLSDKLPWLYENFPELPIIANVAGSEQYDYVAVCDKIGAAPNVKAIELNISCPNVKHGGQAFGTDPKVAYDLVKACKEVADVPLYVKLSPNVTDIVEIAQAVEAAGADGITMINTLMGMRYDLQTRKPILANITGGLSGPAIKPVALKLVHQVAQAVDLPIIGMGGVMTAQDVLEFYLAGASAVAVGTANFSDPYVCPKIIDELPQLMDKYGIESLEELRKEVKKEKKENA, encoded by the coding sequence ATGAATCGACTTGCAGTGGAACTTCCTGGTTTGAATCTTAAAAATCCAATTATGCCTGCCTCAGGTTGCTTCGGTTTTGGTGAGGATTATGCACGATATTATGATTTAAATCAGTTGGGGTCTATAATGATTAAGGCCACAACGCTTAATCCACGTTATGGTAACCCAACGCCACGTGTTGCAGAAACAAGTGCCGGCATGCTTAATGCAATTGGTCTGCAAAATCCTGGCCTAGATGCGGTACTCTCAGATAAATTGCCTTGGCTGTATGAAAACTTTCCGGAGCTGCCTATTATTGCTAATGTCGCCGGTTCTGAACAATATGATTATGTAGCTGTTTGCGATAAAATAGGGGCAGCCCCAAATGTTAAAGCTATTGAACTCAATATTTCTTGTCCTAATGTGAAGCATGGCGGACAAGCATTTGGTACAGATCCAAAAGTTGCTTATGATTTGGTCAAGGCTTGTAAGGAAGTAGCGGATGTCCCACTGTATGTCAAGCTCTCGCCAAATGTGACGGATATTGTAGAAATCGCTCAGGCCGTAGAAGCAGCAGGAGCTGACGGGATTACGATGATCAATACCTTAATGGGAATGCGTTACGATCTGCAGACGCGTAAACCGATTTTAGCCAATATTACAGGTGGCCTCTCCGGTCCAGCGATTAAACCAGTAGCTTTAAAATTGGTTCATCAAGTGGCACAAGCAGTGGATTTACCGATTATTGGAATGGGTGGTGTTATGACCGCCCAAGATGTGCTTGAATTTTATTTGGCTGGTGCAAGTGCAGTTGCAGTAGGAACAGCAAACTTTTCTGATCCCTATGTGTGTCCGAAAATTATTGATGAACTTCCCCAGCTTATGGATAAGTATGGCATTGAAAGTTTAGAAGAATTACGTAAAGAAGTAAAAAAGGAGAAAAAAGAAAATGCATGA
- a CDS encoding dihydroorotate dehydrogenase electron transfer subunit, which produces MMKLQEEMLIVSQKEVAEDIFELVLQGDLVDDMEIAGQFLQLKVPSQDLLLRRPISISSWNKQEKTCTLLYRRGDKTTGTYLLSKMSAGQAVDILGPLGKGFPVDEVTENDQVLIVGGGIGVPPLYELAKQLSKKGCTITVLLGFARAEVKILEEQFAQLPNVEVKVATDNGSYGCRGHVGHLFNQFEQEVDAVYACGAPMMLKAVATRFETLERLYLSMEARMACGIGACYACVVPDKKDPEHALKVCQDGPVFKGNGVVI; this is translated from the coding sequence GTGATGAAGCTTCAAGAAGAGATGCTTATTGTCAGTCAGAAAGAAGTTGCTGAAGACATCTTTGAGTTGGTACTGCAAGGCGATTTGGTAGATGATATGGAAATAGCAGGACAGTTTTTGCAATTAAAAGTTCCTAGTCAAGACTTGCTTTTACGACGGCCAATTTCGATTTCAAGCTGGAATAAGCAGGAAAAAACGTGTACATTACTCTATCGTCGAGGTGATAAAACCACGGGTACCTACCTTTTGTCAAAAATGAGTGCAGGACAAGCGGTGGATATTCTTGGTCCTTTAGGTAAAGGATTTCCCGTTGATGAAGTAACAGAAAATGATCAAGTGCTTATAGTAGGTGGAGGAATAGGTGTTCCACCCTTGTATGAGTTAGCGAAACAGCTTAGTAAAAAAGGCTGTACCATTACGGTTTTACTCGGATTTGCACGTGCAGAAGTAAAGATCCTTGAAGAACAGTTCGCACAACTCCCTAATGTTGAGGTGAAAGTAGCCACAGATAACGGTTCTTATGGTTGCCGAGGCCATGTGGGGCATCTATTCAATCAGTTTGAACAAGAGGTAGATGCTGTCTATGCTTGTGGTGCACCAATGATGTTAAAAGCCGTAGCAACAAGATTTGAAACTTTAGAGCGATTATATTTGTCAATGGAGGCACGTATGGCTTGTGGTATTGGTGCATGTTATGCTTGTGTTGTCCCGGATAAAAAAGACCCTGAACATGCTTTAAAAGTCTGTCAAGATGGGCCGGTGTTTAAAGGAAATGGAGTGGTAATATAA
- the pyrF gene encoding orotidine-5'-phosphate decarboxylase has translation MHESRPMVALDFPSLRDVKNFLLRFDDHEKLYVKVGMELLYQEGPVVVDFLKFQGHDVFLDLKLHDIPNTVGSAMKGLARLGIDMINVHAAGGIEVMQQAKEGLIAGTPAGEKVADLIAVTQLTSTSQESMHHDQMIMTSLEESVLHYAKCTDEAGLDGVVCSAHEVQKIKSVTRPDFICLTPGIRPAGTAKGDQKRVMTPEEARNIGSDYIVVGRPITRAENPIQAYQTIKNEWNGRS, from the coding sequence ATGCATGAATCAAGACCAATGGTAGCCCTCGACTTCCCAAGTTTACGCGATGTAAAGAATTTTTTGCTGCGTTTTGATGATCACGAAAAACTCTATGTAAAAGTGGGAATGGAGCTCCTCTATCAAGAAGGGCCTGTTGTTGTAGACTTCCTTAAATTTCAAGGGCATGATGTCTTCTTAGATTTGAAACTCCATGATATTCCAAATACAGTTGGCTCAGCCATGAAAGGTCTCGCACGTTTAGGAATAGATATGATTAATGTTCATGCTGCTGGAGGGATTGAGGTGATGCAGCAAGCTAAAGAAGGTTTGATCGCTGGAACACCTGCTGGAGAAAAGGTTGCAGATTTGATTGCTGTTACTCAGCTGACTTCCACTAGCCAAGAAAGCATGCACCACGATCAAATGATTATGACAAGCTTGGAGGAATCGGTGCTACACTATGCTAAATGCACAGATGAGGCTGGTTTAGATGGCGTGGTATGTTCAGCTCATGAGGTTCAAAAGATTAAAAGTGTGACACGACCAGATTTTATCTGTTTGACACCAGGTATTCGCCCAGCAGGCACAGCTAAGGGAGATCAAAAACGCGTGATGACACCAGAAGAAGCACGCAATATTGGCTCGGATTATATTGTCGTTGGCCGTCCAATTACGCGTGCCGAAAACCCAATTCAAGCCTATCAAACCATCAAGAATGAATGGAATGGCCGCTCATAA
- the rsmG gene encoding 16S rRNA (guanine(527)-N(7))-methyltransferase RsmG has protein sequence MNPEEFYAQLETFDIFLSEQQKEQFERYFELLVEWNEKINLTAITEKKEVFLKHFYDSIAPILYKLIQNEPLKILDIGAGAGFPSLPMKIIFPELQVTIIDSLNKRINFLSLLSKELHLEQVTLLHGRAEDFGQNPLYRAQFDIVTARAVARLSVLSELTIPFLKKNGHLLSLKAAKFDEELSDAKHAIAVLGSKFIEQIDYQLPNGDERHIALIEKKKETPKKYPRKAGIPNKKPL, from the coding sequence ATGAACCCTGAAGAATTTTATGCGCAACTTGAAACTTTTGACATTTTCTTAAGTGAACAACAAAAAGAACAATTTGAACGCTATTTTGAGCTTCTCGTTGAATGGAATGAAAAAATTAACCTGACGGCAATTACAGAGAAAAAAGAAGTCTTTCTCAAACATTTCTATGATTCAATTGCACCAATTCTCTATAAGCTCATTCAAAATGAGCCTCTAAAAATTCTTGATATTGGTGCTGGAGCAGGATTTCCTAGTCTGCCAATGAAGATTATTTTCCCAGAGCTACAAGTAACTATTATTGATTCGCTGAATAAGCGCATCAACTTCTTGTCTCTTTTATCAAAAGAGTTGCACTTAGAGCAAGTGACTTTATTGCACGGTCGCGCTGAGGACTTTGGCCAAAATCCCCTCTACCGGGCTCAATTTGACATTGTTACAGCACGCGCAGTTGCGCGCCTCAGTGTACTCTCTGAACTCACAATTCCTTTTCTGAAGAAAAATGGGCATCTCTTGTCGCTTAAAGCGGCTAAGTTTGATGAAGAACTTTCTGACGCTAAACATGCAATTGCCGTCTTAGGAAGCAAGTTTATCGAACAAATTGATTATCAACTTCCAAATGGCGACGAGCGGCATATTGCTCTCATTGAAAAGAAAAAAGAAACACCGAAAAAGTACCCACGTAAAGCGGGTATCCCTAATAAAAAGCCACTTTAA
- a CDS encoding SPFH domain-containing protein, whose protein sequence is MGIIKAATSSIGGTLADQWLEVIEPEDMSDQTVMTKGVMVRKDDKRGSNRKGTSDVITDGSVVHVYPNMMMLLVDGGKIIDYTAEEGYYTVKNDTAPSMFNGGLKESVQEAFFRFKFGGVTPQKQEVFYINLQEIKGIKFGTATPLQYFDNFYNAELFLRTHGTYSIRITDPILFYANAIPKNQTQVEISDINEQYLQEFLTALNTSINLYSAQGERVSFLPSKSVELSKYMADTLDEEWRKLRGIEVVAVAVSSISYTDDSQKLINMRNQGAMLGDPSVREGYMQGAVARGIEAAGSNTGGAMQAFMGMGMGMNQAGDVLGQASASNQAQMAQQEKTATKSEDMWTCSACGTENAGKFCSNCGEKKPEAAANLKIEMACSACNAVVNLANGVPKFCPECGQPFVAKPL, encoded by the coding sequence ATGGGTATCATTAAAGCAGCGACAAGTAGCATCGGAGGAACGTTGGCCGATCAATGGCTTGAAGTCATCGAACCAGAAGATATGTCCGATCAAACCGTCATGACAAAAGGTGTTATGGTGCGCAAGGACGATAAACGTGGTAGCAATCGTAAAGGAACTTCGGACGTCATCACAGATGGATCTGTCGTGCATGTTTATCCTAATATGATGATGCTCCTCGTTGACGGTGGTAAAATTATTGACTATACCGCAGAGGAAGGTTATTATACGGTCAAAAATGATACTGCACCTTCTATGTTTAACGGTGGACTTAAAGAATCTGTTCAAGAAGCCTTCTTCCGTTTTAAATTTGGTGGTGTGACACCTCAAAAACAAGAAGTTTTCTATATTAACCTTCAAGAAATTAAAGGTATTAAGTTTGGAACAGCAACGCCTTTACAATACTTTGATAACTTCTACAATGCGGAACTCTTTCTCCGTACGCACGGAACATATTCGATAAGAATTACAGACCCTATCTTGTTCTATGCTAATGCTATTCCTAAAAATCAAACGCAAGTTGAAATTTCAGATATCAACGAACAATATCTCCAAGAATTTTTAACAGCATTAAATACATCAATCAATCTCTACTCCGCGCAAGGTGAGCGCGTTTCTTTCCTCCCTTCAAAATCTGTTGAACTTTCAAAATATATGGCAGATACACTTGACGAAGAATGGCGTAAACTTCGTGGAATCGAAGTAGTCGCTGTTGCTGTAAGCTCAATCAGTTACACAGATGATAGCCAAAAGCTAATCAATATGCGTAATCAAGGGGCAATGCTCGGTGATCCAAGTGTCCGTGAAGGCTATATGCAAGGCGCTGTGGCACGTGGTATTGAAGCAGCTGGAAGCAATACGGGTGGAGCCATGCAAGCCTTTATGGGAATGGGTATGGGAATGAACCAAGCGGGAGATGTTCTTGGTCAAGCCAGTGCATCAAACCAAGCTCAAATGGCTCAGCAAGAAAAGACTGCGACAAAATCGGAAGATATGTGGACATGTTCAGCTTGTGGTACAGAAAACGCGGGTAAATTCTGTTCTAACTGTGGGGAGAAAAAACCTGAAGCCGCAGCTAACTTAAAGATTGAAATGGCTTGTTCAGCTTGTAATGCAGTCGTTAATTTAGCGAATGGTGTGCCAAAATTCTGTCCGGAATGTGGGCAACCTTTCGTTGCTAAACCTTTATAA
- a CDS encoding Gx transporter family protein, with protein MNVKENIYIALLTAVAVVMGIFESWIPSFFAFAPGAKIGLANLVMIIAIFTLDWRKVWTMQVLRLLITALFTGVSVVIYSAAGAILSLLAMYLMKQLGPKWVSLIGISVVGGFFHNLGQLLVASLITGTSSVMLYLPWLSFFGMLAGFAIGVGGNQIIQRVAPIQLLFIKESKKWT; from the coding sequence ATGAATGTAAAAGAAAATATTTATATAGCACTTCTCACTGCGGTAGCTGTTGTTATGGGGATTTTTGAGAGCTGGATTCCTTCCTTCTTCGCTTTTGCTCCGGGAGCCAAAATTGGCTTAGCTAATCTGGTAATGATTATTGCCATTTTCACCTTAGATTGGCGTAAAGTTTGGACAATGCAAGTCTTGCGCTTGCTAATTACTGCTTTATTCACAGGTGTTTCTGTGGTTATCTACTCTGCGGCAGGAGCAATTTTAAGCCTCTTAGCCATGTACCTCATGAAGCAATTAGGCCCCAAATGGGTCTCTCTCATTGGTATTTCTGTTGTCGGAGGATTCTTTCATAATCTCGGACAACTGCTTGTTGCTTCGCTTATTACAGGTACAAGCTCCGTAATGCTTTATTTACCCTGGCTCTCTTTTTTCGGTATGCTCGCAGGCTTTGCCATCGGTGTTGGTGGCAACCAAATCATTCAGCGTGTAGCGCCAATTCAGTTATTATTTATTAAAGAAAGTAAAAAATGGACGTAA
- a CDS encoding polyprenyl synthetase family protein — protein sequence MDVKNTIWSEYPKLESSLVKVQKLMKQQVGIKNKEIKSAIFDLFDAGGKMLRPAYLLMFSDFTAMDNKSKIALAASVEMLHTATLIHDDIVDQADTRRGVETLSKKYDPSIAVYAGDYLFVAVFKLLSKYSFDLPNLTKNIGSIERLLGGELGQLNKHFDFEQTLDDYIQNISGKTGELFAMSSSIAPLIMQDVHLSELSYNIGMDIGIAFQIMDDYLDYASDSQTLGKPVHEDIKQGIFSAPVLFALEIDPHQVKTLIQKEQFEEVYSFIQNSGALTKTKELAQYYTNQALTLINKLPEGQTRDNISSVTRKLLERNL from the coding sequence ATGGACGTAAAAAATACAATTTGGTCAGAATATCCAAAACTAGAATCTTCCTTAGTCAAAGTTCAAAAGCTGATGAAGCAACAGGTTGGCATCAAAAACAAAGAAATCAAGTCAGCCATTTTTGACCTGTTTGATGCAGGTGGAAAAATGCTACGTCCGGCTTATTTATTAATGTTTTCCGATTTTACTGCTATGGATAATAAAAGTAAAATCGCGCTTGCTGCAAGTGTCGAAATGTTGCACACTGCAACGCTTATTCACGACGATATTGTTGACCAAGCAGACACACGTCGCGGTGTTGAGACGCTCTCGAAAAAATACGATCCCTCAATTGCTGTTTATGCTGGCGATTATCTCTTTGTGGCAGTTTTTAAACTCTTATCAAAATATTCGTTTGATTTGCCAAATTTGACCAAAAACATCGGCTCTATTGAACGCCTTTTAGGCGGAGAACTTGGACAACTCAACAAACACTTTGATTTTGAACAAACGCTTGATGATTATATTCAAAATATTTCTGGAAAAACTGGTGAACTTTTTGCTATGTCATCCTCAATTGCTCCTTTAATTATGCAAGATGTTCACTTATCTGAACTTTCTTATAATATTGGGATGGACATTGGGATTGCTTTCCAAATTATGGATGATTATCTTGATTATGCCAGCGACAGCCAAACCCTAGGCAAACCTGTACATGAAGACATCAAGCAAGGTATCTTTTCTGCACCTGTTCTTTTTGCTTTAGAGATTGATCCTCATCAGGTGAAAACCTTGATTCAAAAAGAACAATTTGAAGAAGTTTACAGCTTCATTCAAAACTCTGGAGCGCTGACTAAAACTAAAGAGTTGGCTCAATATTATACCAATCAAGCTCTCACTCTTATTAACAAACTCCCTGAGGGCCAAACACGTGATAACATTAGCAGTGTTACAAGAAAACTTTTGGAACGGAACTTATAA